One Arcobacter sp. F155 DNA window includes the following coding sequences:
- a CDS encoding L-lactate dehydrogenase: MSSLTKIGVIGAGNVGAAIVNALVLRNVGKEIVLFNRDKDKAIAEAMDIDDTIPLLSEMTVKATNDYKDLAKCSIVAITVGARQKEGETRLELLDRNAKIIKDIIKNLDKYVPNAVLVMVSNPVDILTRVAQEASKRDSNKIFGSGTLLDTSRLRFQVGKELNVNRKNVHVHVIGEHGDSEFAVWSNAIIGSIKLKNFPLPKGLKLEQLKKNTMQIVKNRAYEIIQRKGYTNFGVAVAVAKLIQSVIRDEKKIFSVSVKANKEYNLEKGTVLSLPCTIGSKGVEYRLNVSLNKEEKVLLLKASKSLGEAYKKIKA, from the coding sequence ATGTCAAGTCTTACAAAAATAGGTGTAATTGGTGCAGGAAATGTAGGTGCAGCTATTGTAAATGCTTTAGTTCTTAGAAATGTTGGAAAAGAGATTGTTCTTTTCAATAGAGACAAAGACAAAGCAATAGCAGAAGCTATGGATATAGATGACACTATTCCACTACTTTCAGAGATGACTGTAAAAGCTACAAATGATTATAAAGACTTAGCTAAGTGTAGTATTGTAGCTATTACAGTAGGAGCTAGACAAAAAGAAGGTGAGACAAGATTAGAACTTCTTGATAGAAATGCAAAAATCATAAAAGATATAATCAAAAACCTTGATAAATACGTGCCAAATGCTGTTTTAGTTATGGTATCAAATCCTGTTGATATTCTTACAAGAGTTGCACAAGAAGCAAGTAAAAGAGACTCTAACAAGATTTTTGGTTCAGGAACACTTTTAGATACTTCAAGATTAAGATTTCAAGTTGGAAAAGAGTTAAATGTAAATAGAAAAAATGTTCATGTTCATGTTATAGGTGAGCATGGAGATAGTGAGTTTGCTGTTTGGTCAAATGCAATAATTGGTTCAATCAAACTAAAAAATTTCCCTCTTCCAAAGGGTTTGAAATTAGAGCAACTAAAAAAGAATACTATGCAAATAGTAAAAAATAGAGCCTATGAGATTATCCAAAGAAAAGGATATACAAACTTTGGGGTTGCAGTTGCTGTTGCAAAACTTATTCAAAGTGTTATTCGAGATGAAAAGAAAATATTCTCTGTATCAGTAAAAGCAAATAAAGAGTACAACCTAGAAAAAGGAACTGTTCTTAGTCTTCCTTGTACAATTGGAAGTAAAGGTGTTGAATATAGACTAAATGTCTCTTTAAATAAAGAAGAAAAAGTTCTACTTCTAAAAGCCTCTAAAAGTTTAGGTGAAGCATACAAAAAAATCAAAGCATAA
- a CDS encoding recombinase family protein, translated as MNVGYARVSTSSQNLENQIEQLKSAGCEKIFSEKRSGKNEADREQFNIMMDFVREGDVLYITKLDRLARSVIDLHNIAKFLESKDVNLKVLHQNIDTTSPAGRLLFTMLGAIAEFERDLINERVREGIEAAKKKGVHFGRKAILSTKEKNIIYKQREKGKSVAFLSKIFHVARNTIYRAIQDVAKKKRL; from the coding sequence ATGAATGTAGGTTATGCAAGAGTTTCAACTTCTAGTCAAAATCTTGAGAATCAAATAGAGCAACTCAAAAGTGCTGGCTGTGAAAAGATCTTCTCAGAAAAAAGATCAGGAAAGAATGAAGCAGATCGTGAACAGTTTAATATTATGATGGATTTTGTAAGAGAAGGTGATGTACTTTATATTACAAAACTTGACAGGTTAGCACGGTCTGTAATAGATCTTCATAATATTGCAAAGTTTTTAGAGAGCAAGGATGTAAACTTAAAAGTATTACATCAAAATATTGATACAACATCTCCAGCAGGTAGACTATTATTTACTATGTTAGGTGCTATTGCAGAATTCGAACGTGATTTAATAAATGAACGTGTTAGGGAAGGAATTGAAGCTGCAAAGAAAAAAGGTGTTCATTTTGGTAGAAAAGCTATTCTTAGTACTAAAGAAAAGAATATTATATACAAACAGCGTGAAAAAGGAAAATCTGTTGCATTCTTATCAAAGATTTTTCATGTAGCTCGTAATACAATCTATAGAGCGATTCAAGATGTAGCTAAAAAGAAGAGGTTATAA
- a CDS encoding AzlD domain-containing protein, with translation MDSFTFSALAIIFLVALGTYSLRVFGILLSSKLSKNKKIELFLDYLPSTLLLALVFPSIIKEGVAGVIASLLIVLIMYRTNNVLLSMCVSILFIALFRNYMT, from the coding sequence ATGGATAGTTTTACATTTAGTGCCTTAGCTATAATATTTTTAGTTGCATTGGGAACTTATAGTTTAAGGGTTTTTGGAATTCTTCTTTCAAGTAAGTTATCAAAAAACAAAAAGATAGAACTATTTTTAGACTATCTTCCTTCTACTTTACTTTTAGCCTTGGTTTTTCCAAGTATTATAAAAGAAGGAGTTGCTGGAGTAATCGCAAGTTTACTTATTGTTTTGATTATGTATAGAACAAATAATGTTCTTCTTTCTATGTGTGTTTCTATTTTATTTATAGCTCTTTTTAGAAACTATATGACATAA
- a CDS encoding MFS transporter — protein sequence MFWGRISDIIGRRNVALIGLVIFSIASYLISKITQDSPTQFLAYRALQSFGGSACFAAIFAIIRDTFDGVKLGRAYSYLNGSLAIIPVSAPLIGAFILETNSWQYVFTLFSIIGLCSIVWTYLFTAETLVKSKKDDILEKQSTIEVYKSVVTNKNFVLYLSLTLVGFLGFMFFLTIAPLYLIGYLGVSKVSFGWMFMLIAFVFMIGSFTVPLVVEKIGIKNTVSIGILFYTFGGVLIFALSSFGIWQTYVLPMAIIAVGCTIFVSACPAFALEDFKENAGTASGLFSALNFGLSSMGATYLATVINLSSARDISLIYIVIGTLVILTYFSYSFYKNKNIAK from the coding sequence ATGTTCTGGGGAAGAATCAGTGATATTATAGGAAGAAGAAATGTAGCGCTTATAGGACTTGTTATTTTTTCTATAGCTTCATACTTAATATCAAAGATAACTCAAGATAGCCCAACTCAGTTTTTAGCATACAGAGCTTTACAAAGCTTTGGAGGAAGTGCTTGTTTTGCTGCAATCTTTGCAATTATCAGAGATACCTTTGATGGAGTAAAACTTGGACGAGCTTATAGTTATCTAAACGGTTCTTTAGCGATTATTCCCGTATCTGCTCCACTTATTGGGGCTTTTATTTTAGAAACAAACTCTTGGCAATATGTATTTACTCTGTTTTCTATTATTGGTTTATGTAGTATTGTTTGGACTTATCTTTTTACAGCAGAGACTTTAGTAAAAAGTAAAAAAGATGATATCTTAGAAAAGCAGTCAACAATAGAAGTATACAAAAGTGTAGTGACAAATAAAAACTTTGTACTATATCTTAGTCTTACACTTGTTGGTTTTCTTGGGTTTATGTTCTTTTTAACTATTGCACCTTTATATTTGATTGGGTATTTAGGTGTATCAAAAGTATCATTTGGTTGGATGTTTATGCTTATAGCTTTTGTTTTTATGATTGGTAGTTTTACTGTTCCTTTAGTTGTAGAAAAAATAGGAATAAAAAACACAGTAAGTATTGGTATCTTATTTTATACTTTTGGAGGAGTATTAATCTTTGCTCTTTCATCTTTTGGTATTTGGCAAACATATGTTTTACCTATGGCTATTATCGCTGTAGGTTGTACTATTTTTGTAAGTGCTTGCCCTGCTTTTGCACTAGAAGACTTTAAAGAAAATGCAGGAACAGCATCGGGTCTATTTTCAGCACTAAACTTTGGGCTTTCTTCTATGGGAGCTACTTATTTAGCAACTGTTATAAACCTATCTTCAGCAAGGGATATTTCCCTTATTTATATCGTAATTGGTACGCTAGTTATACTGACATATTTTTCTTATAGTTTTTACAAAAACAAAAACATTGCAAAATGA